The region TACACAGTGGGCTTCCTAGGATCGCTGGGCCCGTGAGTCGGGTCCCCCTCTGAGATGATGGGTGGGCGGTCAGGCTTGGGGCAGAGCAGCTAGGAACAGGCCACTCATTGTGCCCTGCGAGAACTGTAGGCAGCTGGTGCCAGCCCTCTTGCCCCGACAGGCAAAATGACTCGCTCCTTACCCCCACCTGCCTTGCAGCTGGAAGTCACAGCAGATCTGGCAGAGCGGCGGCGCATCCGCTCGGCCATCCGGGAGCTGCAgaggcaggagctggagagagaagaggaggctcTGGCCTCCAAACGCTTCCGGGCAGAGCGGCAGGACAACAAGGAGAACTGGCTACAGTGAGTGGAGTGACAGAGTGATTGGCAGGGGTGCAGGTGGGAGGCGGGGAGGAAAGCGTGTGCCCGGGGTCTCAGCTCATGGGTGGGCAGATGTGCACTGGCAGTGAGTGCACACTTTGGGGGGTACTCAGGGATATTTGCGGGCACAGACGGAACTCTGATTGGGATGGCCATGCAGCGTGAATGTCTAAGCATGAGGTGCCCACAACCAGGGGCACACCCAGCCATGCCCCATCCACCTATGCCCCTCTGCCAAGCTTCAGGGACCCCTGTTCTGGCCCTTACCATGAGCCTGTAGCCCCTGTGATCTCATTACGCAATGGTGGCTACAGTCACGGTGTCTCCACAGCTCTCAACAGAGGGAAGCCGAGCAGCGGGCCGCCCTGTCACGGTTGGCAGGGCGGCTGGAGTCCATGAATGATGTGGAGGAGTTGACCACACTGGTGAGGTCCGGGCCAcccggggggggggcagggcacGTGAAGGCCTGACCCACACCATCCAACGCCCGTGGCCTGCCTGTCACCACAGCTGCGCAGTGCTGCTGAGTACGAGGAGCGCAAGCTGATCCGAGCTGCCATCCGCCGCATCCGGGCTCAGGAGATTGAGGGTAGGCGCCTCACCCCTGCCCACTGCGTGCTGCCCACAACGCCTTCGTGCCATGCTCCTGACACTTGCTCCTGCCCTGCCAGCTGCCACCGTGGCCGGAAGACTGTGCAGTGGACGTCCCACCAGTGGCTCCCGGGAGGACAGCAAAGGACGGGCAGCGCACAGATTGGACCGGTGTGAAGTAAGGAGTGCAGCGGGAAGGTTCACCCAATGCCTTGTGCCTACTGATGTCAGTAGCCCAGAGTGGAGCACCTGCATGTCCCTGCTACACTGGCACTTGACTGGCAGCATGCCCCCAGCCTGGGCTGGGTGAACCCCACAGCTGTCTCTCAGACTCTCGGTCAACTCCAACCACCTACTTCCAACTCCAGACTTTGTCTCTACCCAAGCCTTCCACTCAAAGCTAACCTGTcagcaaggcgtggtggcgcacgcctttaatcccagcacttgggaggcagaggtaggaggattgccgtgagtttgaggccaccctgagattacatagtgaattccaggtcagcctgggtggggGGGAACTGCCTTTATCAGTTCAAGTACCTGCTCCTCCCCCCATCGCTGCTCTCCATGGATACATCAGCGTCTCACCCGCCTCTGTCCCTACTTCCCACTCCCCCCTCCTGCCATCCAGCCTCCCACTCAGAAGCAGTGAGATGGAGCTCCCACAAACACAAGTCTAGTCTGGTACCTTCTCTGTTTACACACATCCCCCAGGCtgcccttccctcttccccctccaaACAGTCCACATCCTTACCTTGGCTCACTAGGGCCTTTAGGGTCAGGTCCCAGCGGACAGGTGAGTCTCCTCCTCTGTTCTTCAAGAGTGTGAGATAGAAACCAGGACATGCAGTTTCACCTAGCGGCCAGTAGAGGCCACtggctctccagccctgcaagagTGCATAATCTCCCTGCTTCTGGGCTCCGCTAGGTTTTAGGGTATACAGCATGTTTCCTGCCAACACCAACTGCTAACATTAGAGCCTGGTCCTCTCCGGACCCCCTCTGGCATTGATTAGCCTTCCTTGTGCAGATGTGTCCACagtaccatgcccagcccctctgCTTTGCATGCCCGCCCTCCTTCCGTAGTGGGGATGGCCGCGAGGTGAGGAAAGCCCTGGTGGCATCCAGTGGTCTCCCGGCAGGTGCTAAAGCGCGAGGAGCGGGAACAGCAGACAGAGCTCTCAGAGCCCAAGCCAAGCCCTGAGAACACCAGCCAGGATGTGACCACAGTGACACTCCTGCTGAGGACCCCACCTGAGGGCACGCCCAGCTTACCTGCCTCACCCACCACGGCTTCTCCCGAGCCTCTGCTAGAGCCTGCCGGAGCCCAGTGTCCCCCTGCCGAGGCGCCAGGCAGTCCTGAGCCGCCTCCCAGCCCCCCAGGAGCTCCCAGCCCTGAGCCTCCTGTGCCACCAGCCTCCGCCGGGTCTGAGAGGCAGGTAACCAACCAGGTGAGTTTGCACAAGGGAAAAGAATGCCAGGCACATGAGCCCCGCTGTCTAGGGGTCGGCCGTACCTATATGGCTTCTCCCTTGTAGCTCCTGCCTGAGTCCACAGAGGCCCCTGCTGCCCCAGGCCCCACCAGAGGTCCCTGCAACACAAAGAGAGCAGGTGAGGGTCCTGGTGTGGGGCGCCGCAGGCTTGTGCCTGCCTCTGACCCAGCTTCTTTGTCCCTGCCTGCAGAATGGGTTTTGATACCTGGATGCCTCTAGCCTCCTGAGGTCcaggcagtgcctgacactcccccACCGCTGCCCCTGAGGTGTCCCCGCCCCTGGCCAGGCCCACCCCTGCCACCCATGGCCAAAGGCCTCCCTGCAGCCTTGAAAGGCAATGGGCCTCAGGCACATTCTTCTCCCCAATATGGGAGTGCACCCATCTCTCATCCAGATCCATGGGCAGTGCTGGCCAGGGGCAGAGGGTGCTGTCCCCTACACCCATCAGCAGGAAGAAAAATGGTCAGGTTACCTTGCTCTGGCCCAAACCTACTCCTGGCCCCTAAGAGTGTCCACATCACCGTGGGGTCAGTGCAGGAGAGAAAGATGGTGCCTGTGGGAGAAAGGCAGCTGGCTGGACAGGCCTGACCAGTGGTCAGTGCACCATGGGGTAGGGAGACTGTGGTGTTAGGATGGGGCTTCTAGGGAGGTATGGAAGAGAGGGGGAAATAATaaatgcctcccccacccccacatgcatACATTGTCCgctgtcctttctcttccctcatgACTGTCATCCACGCCCCAACCTATCAGATCTGGCTGGAACCCCGTCCTGCCAGCGCTCCCTGTCCGTGCTCAGCCCCCGACAGCCAGCCCAGAATCAAGGTACtgcctgttgcttttttttttttttttaactaggccAAGGTTTTGAACAGTCCTTGTCCTGCCTAGCCACTGACAGCCTGCCTTCCATCCCTTCCAGCATCCACCCCCCTTGCCGGTGGTTCCTCTCCATTCCTTCGGAGTGGCTCCATACAAGACCGCGTCCGCAAGTTTGCACCTGACTCTCCCATGGCTGCCAGGCTCCAGGATGGCCCATCCCGGGCAGCCCTTGCTTCCCGGACCCCCACAAGGCTCCTGGGTCCCTCTCTCATCAGCActacccctgcctcctcctcctccagcagctCCTCCTCTCGAggtcccagtgacacttcctcccgGTTCAGCAAGGAGCAGAGAGGAACAGCTCAGCCCCTGGCCCAGCTTCAGAGCTGCCCTggagaggagggccccagggggCGGGACTTGGCTGCTGGGTCCCTTGAAAACAGAGCAGGGGGGCCCAGAGCCTGTTCAGAGGAGCCCAGTGCCCTGCTGCCTGTGGCTGTCGGCACAGCAGAGCCAGGGGGCAGTATGAAGACCACATTCACCATCGAGATCAAGGATGGCCGTGGCCAGGCCTCCACGGGCCGGGTGCTGCTGCCCACAGGCAGCCAGAGGGCAGGTAGGCCTCCCactgcctcctccctgctgcaGGTGAGGCctgctctccccagcccccaggtcTGCACAGGGGACAGGTGTTGCAGCAAGGGCTCAGGGTGCATCCAAAGGGTGTGCTGGGGATGAGGGTGCCATCCACCGTGGCTGGTATTGCTCTCATCCTACCCGACCCTGACAGCAGCTCTTCTCCCCGCCCAGAGCTGACACTGGGGCTACGGACACCCCCTACCCTGCTCAGCACCAGCAGTGGGAGTAAGAACACCGTCACCCGTGTCAGCAGCCCTGGAGCCCTGACCCGGCTGGGCAGTGTCACTCATGTCACCACCTTCAGCCCTGCCACCCCCGGCAGCCGAGGAGGCTGCAGCATTAAGGTGAGCCCCTCATCACCTCATCACCCCACCAGCCTCTGTTGACATCCCACAGGCTGATGAAAGGAGTAGGGCCGGCAGCGTCCCCTCCGTTCTGTTCATGTCCACTCTGCACACGGGAACTGAAGCCCAGAGAGGGAAAATTGTTACCCACGGGCCACAGGCAGTTGAAACCGCTCAGACTGAACCATAGTGTATTCTCTACCAGGTGTTTGTTCTTCTCCCTTGCTGATCTGCTTTTtgtccccccttttattttattatttattttttgagatatagtgtcattgtagctcaggctggcatcgagctcactatatagccaaagcTTGCTTTGGACTCAAGGTCCCCATGagtctacctctacctctgagtgctggggttacagacgtgaACCATCATGCTCAACTCCACTTGCtcgtgtttgatttttttttttaatttttaaatttttattaacattttccatgattattaaaaaaatcccatggtaatttcctcccccaccccccactttcccctttgaaattccattctgcagAATCTTATTGGTGACAACCTCCTACTTTCAGTATTGTGTTTGATTCTTGCAACAAATTGATTGGGGCATTCCTAACCAACAGATAGACTTTTCCTC is a window of Jaculus jaculus isolate mJacJac1 chromosome 13, mJacJac1.mat.Y.cur, whole genome shotgun sequence DNA encoding:
- the Smtn gene encoding smoothelin, producing the protein MADEALAGLDEGALRKLLEVTADLAERRRIRSAIRELQRQELEREEEALASKRFRAERQDNKENWLHSQQREAEQRAALSRLAGRLESMNDVEELTTLLRSAAEYEERKLIRAAIRRIRAQEIEAATVAGRLCSGRPTSGSREDSKGRAAHRLDRCEVLKREEREQQTELSEPKPSPENTSQDVTTVTLLLRTPPEGTPSLPASPTTASPEPLLEPAGAQCPPAEAPGSPEPPPSPPGAPSPEPPVPPASAGSERQVTNQLLPESTEAPAAPGPTRGPCNTKRADLAGTPSCQRSLSVLSPRQPAQNQASTPLAGGSSPFLRSGSIQDRVRKFAPDSPMAARLQDGPSRAALASRTPTRLLGPSLISTTPASSSSSSSSSRGPSDTSSRFSKEQRGTAQPLAQLQSCPGEEGPRGRDLAAGSLENRAGGPRACSEEPSALLPVAVGTAEPGGSMKTTFTIEIKDGRGQASTGRVLLPTGSQRAELTLGLRTPPTLLSTSSGSKNTVTRVSSPGALTRLGSVTHVTTFSPATPGSRGGCSIKMEPEPAEPASAAVEAANGAEQTPEARSPLSAAELTAIEDEGVLDKMLDQTTNFEERKLIRAALRELRQKKRDQRDKERERRLQEARARPGEGRKNTTTETTTRQSQRAADGSTVSTITKTERLVHSNDGTRSARTTTVESSFVRRSENGGGSTTVQTKTFSSSSSSSKKMGSIFDREDQASPRPGSLAALEKRQAEKKKELMKAQSLPKTSASQARKAMIEKLEKEGSAGSPGGPRPAVQRSTSFGVPNANSIKQMLLDWCRAKTRGYEHVDIQNFSSSWSDGMAFCALVHNFFPEAFDYGQLSPQNRRQNFEVAFSSAETHADCPQLLDTEDMVRLREPDWKCVYTYIQEFYRCLVQKGLVKTKKP